Proteins found in one Paenibacillus dendritiformis genomic segment:
- the racE gene encoding glutamate racemase, with amino-acid sequence MQQAIAMLDSGVGGLTVVKEVMRQLPQEQIIYFGDTARSPYGPRSSEEVRLFTRQIVDYLIQFQPKMIVIACNTATAVALEEIRAYVPVPVVGVIYPGARAALSATKTGYIGVIGTDGTIRSGAYEQALKRLSPHVEAVSKACPTFVPLVEKGLFQSSEALGVVREALDPLRSLPFDTLILGCTHYPFLTDAIQLVMGPDVQLINSAEETAREISTILHDKGQLAHSLETPVHQFFCSGDPEMFQKIARAWLGEQICAVPVVWRMSQIL; translated from the coding sequence GTGCAACAAGCTATAGCAATGCTCGATTCGGGTGTGGGAGGTTTGACGGTTGTCAAAGAAGTCATGCGCCAGCTTCCACAGGAACAAATCATTTATTTCGGCGATACCGCCCGATCGCCTTACGGCCCCCGATCTTCGGAGGAAGTGAGATTGTTCACGCGTCAGATCGTGGACTATCTTATCCAATTTCAGCCGAAGATGATCGTAATTGCCTGCAATACAGCGACGGCGGTCGCCTTGGAAGAGATACGCGCCTATGTTCCGGTTCCTGTCGTCGGTGTCATCTATCCGGGAGCCCGGGCCGCGCTATCGGCCACAAAGACGGGGTATATCGGCGTCATCGGCACGGACGGGACGATTCGAAGCGGCGCCTACGAGCAGGCGCTCAAGCGGTTATCTCCTCATGTGGAGGCTGTCAGCAAGGCTTGCCCGACCTTCGTTCCTCTCGTCGAAAAAGGCTTGTTCCAATCCAGTGAAGCCCTGGGCGTTGTCCGGGAAGCACTGGATCCATTGCGCTCTTTACCTTTCGATACATTAATATTGGGGTGCACGCACTATCCTTTTTTAACCGATGCGATTCAACTGGTCATGGGCCCGGATGTTCAACTTATCAATTCGGCCGAAGAGACTGCAAGGGAAATCAGTACGATTTTGCATGACAAAGGGCAGCTCGCCCATAGTTTGGAGACGCCGGTTCATCAATTTTTCTGCAGCGGAGATCCGGAAATGTTCCAAAAGATCGCCCGCGCCTGGCTGGGCGAACAAATATGCGCCGTGCCCGTCGTGTGGCGAATGTCCCAAATCTTATAG
- a CDS encoding YtxH domain-containing protein → MANGNKKFWIGTLVGSVVGSVAALLLAPKSGRELRADIAEGAQQLNEKTQRLAKQIGEQKDNFLEAAREKATGIQQQWSNWRQADDEAELTVLDDTVDAASEETEKELEVTRR, encoded by the coding sequence ATGGCAAACGGCAACAAGAAGTTCTGGATCGGGACGCTCGTCGGCAGTGTAGTTGGTTCGGTAGCGGCATTGCTGCTTGCGCCCAAATCGGGCCGCGAGCTGCGCGCCGATATTGCGGAGGGTGCTCAGCAGTTGAATGAGAAGACGCAGCGGCTGGCGAAGCAGATTGGAGAGCAAAAAGATAATTTCCTGGAAGCAGCGCGGGAGAAGGCGACCGGCATTCAGCAGCAATGGAGCAATTGGCGTCAGGCAGACGACGAAGCCGAGCTGACGGTGCTTGACGACACAGTGGATGCCGCATCCGAGGAGACGGAGAAGGAATTAGAAGTAACCCGTAGATAA
- a CDS encoding DUF948 domain-containing protein encodes MIAWSILLAAVAWTALCGAGVAVLLRLGRTLARAEECAYEAKRLMRRLSALSRKAERTVEAAEEVIGALKEWSGALRQTGRLLADWGRKAERWFGRKGRQADGPDESGSRSRRPSGQWLEWAAAGWDEWQRRASRYESPPDSRQQHESGAMPTGGEQ; translated from the coding sequence ATGATTGCTTGGAGCATTTTGCTTGCTGCCGTTGCCTGGACGGCACTGTGCGGTGCGGGAGTAGCCGTGCTGCTTCGCTTGGGCCGGACGCTGGCTAGGGCAGAGGAGTGTGCCTATGAAGCGAAGCGGCTGATGCGCCGGCTGTCGGCTTTGTCCAGGAAGGCCGAGCGGACCGTTGAGGCTGCCGAGGAAGTCATCGGCGCCTTGAAGGAATGGAGCGGCGCGCTTCGCCAGACGGGCAGGCTGCTAGCGGATTGGGGGCGCAAGGCCGAGCGGTGGTTCGGCCGCAAGGGGCGGCAGGCGGACGGCCCGGACGAGTCGGGCTCCCGTTCCCGTCGGCCCTCCGGCCAATGGCTGGAATGGGCTGCAGCGGGATGGGACGAATGGCAGCGGCGAGCGTCCCGGTACGAATCCCCGCCGGATTCCCGACAACAGCATGAATCCGGAGCGATGCCGACAGGAGGAGAGCAATAA
- a CDS encoding helix-turn-helix transcriptional regulator, translating to MKQSDSKTSTRQQMLMLLKTNGAMSAAQLAIQLNMTEMGVRRHLYALEEEGLLETEMVRQPMGRPLRTYRLSTQGDEQFPKQYHQLILDLLKEMEVWPEEDGVGKLFESRKQSLIEKYAPQMGQSSLDERVEALGTIQDHNGYMVETEQEEDGSWLLHEYNCPIAQVAQHYKQPCACELALFRELLDADVTRTECIAEQGKRCTYRIRKRI from the coding sequence TTGAAACAGTCTGATTCGAAAACGTCGACCCGCCAACAGATGCTGATGCTGCTCAAGACCAATGGAGCGATGTCGGCTGCCCAATTGGCCATCCAACTGAACATGACGGAAATGGGCGTGCGCAGGCATCTGTATGCGCTGGAGGAAGAAGGACTGCTGGAGACCGAGATGGTGCGCCAGCCGATGGGCCGCCCGCTGCGTACATATCGGTTGTCGACCCAAGGGGATGAACAGTTCCCGAAGCAATACCATCAACTGATTCTGGACTTGCTGAAGGAGATGGAGGTCTGGCCGGAGGAAGATGGAGTCGGGAAGCTGTTCGAGAGCCGCAAGCAGTCGCTGATCGAAAAGTATGCTCCGCAGATGGGCCAATCTAGCCTGGATGAACGCGTCGAAGCCCTAGGGACCATTCAGGATCATAATGGCTATATGGTTGAGACGGAGCAGGAAGAGGATGGAAGCTGGCTGCTGCATGAGTACAATTGCCCCATCGCCCAGGTGGCCCAGCATTATAAGCAGCCTTGTGCTTGCGAGCTGGCGCTGTTCCGTGAACTGCTGGACGCGGATGTGACCCGGACCGAATGCATCGCAGAGCAGGGCAAGCGCTGCACATACCGGATTCGCAAGCGAATCTAA
- a CDS encoding DUF86 domain-containing protein: MYYVNTAQIEERLNMVPELVEAANAIRNGWDGSLTASYAQERALHIAIELITDVGSLLIDGFMMRDASSYEDIVDILSQEGAIPERLHDGLLGLVRLRKSLVQDYAAWKRGELHPALAELPELLPPFAEGARQFIAKEMI; encoded by the coding sequence ATGTATTATGTCAATACCGCACAGATCGAGGAACGGTTGAATATGGTTCCCGAACTCGTGGAAGCCGCGAACGCGATTCGGAACGGATGGGATGGCAGCTTGACCGCATCCTACGCGCAAGAACGGGCGCTCCATATCGCCATTGAGTTGATTACCGATGTAGGCAGTCTGCTGATCGACGGATTTATGATGAGGGACGCCAGCAGCTATGAAGATATCGTTGATATTTTATCGCAAGAAGGGGCCATACCGGAGCGGCTGCATGACGGTCTGCTCGGCCTGGTTCGGCTGCGCAAATCACTCGTCCAGGATTACGCTGCCTGGAAGAGAGGCGAACTCCATCCCGCCCTGGCAGAGTTGCCGGAGCTGTTGCCGCCGTTCGCCGAAGGCGCCCGTCAGTTCATTGCCAAAGAAATGATCTAG
- a CDS encoding phage holin family protein → MRQLALNSLTGLLGGIVAFLFGTWNPLLSLFVIAIAIDYISGIAASLREGRGLSSEIGFWGLARKGLMLFIVILAHHIDTVFGTVWIREGAISFYLANELVSIVENYGRLGLPLPPKIRKFIATLKNNEDKQ, encoded by the coding sequence GTGAGACAGCTTGCTCTGAACAGCTTAACCGGGCTCCTCGGGGGAATCGTCGCTTTCCTGTTCGGCACCTGGAACCCGTTGTTATCGCTTTTCGTCATCGCCATCGCTATTGATTATATCTCCGGCATCGCGGCTTCACTGCGGGAAGGCAGGGGCTTGAGCAGCGAAATCGGGTTCTGGGGCCTGGCCCGCAAAGGGTTGATGCTGTTTATCGTCATTTTGGCGCACCATATAGATACGGTCTTCGGCACCGTATGGATACGAGAAGGCGCTATCAGCTTTTACCTCGCGAACGAGCTCGTGTCCATCGTTGAAAATTATGGTCGTCTCGGTCTTCCGCTGCCGCCGAAGATTCGCAAATTTATTGCAACTCTCAAAAATAACGAGGATAAACAATAA
- a CDS encoding 6-phospho-beta-glucosidase has protein sequence MGDNNGLKIAVIGGGSSYTPEIVEGFIRNYEQMPIRELWLVDIEQGKHKLDIVGNLAKRMVQESDYPIDVHLTLDRERAIEGADFVTTQMRVGLLEARKRDEHIPIQHGVIGQETTGPGGMMKALRTIPVLLEICRDIERFAPNAWMLNFTNPAGIVTEAVAKHSSVRSIGLCNSPINVKKFLSAEYGVSEAEVLPEFVGINHLHWVTSAAVKGEEKLPELLAGGKAYNAKNVPTTGWDPEFLVSLGAIPTYYLKYYYQTDEMFEEMKESLAKNGTRADVVSRVETELFELYKDESLREKPKQLEQRGGSYYSEAAVNLMNSIYNDRHDIQTLNVLNGNIYDFLPADASIEVNCVVTKQGPIPLPPRWIPEHIQGLLHAVKTYEQLTIEAAVTGDRGIALQAMVHHPLVPSVRVAKALLDEMLEANRAYLPQFFKQ, from the coding sequence ATGGGAGATAACAACGGATTGAAAATTGCAGTGATTGGCGGTGGCTCTTCATATACGCCGGAGATCGTGGAAGGATTCATTCGCAACTATGAGCAAATGCCAATCCGCGAATTGTGGCTGGTCGATATCGAACAAGGCAAGCATAAGCTTGATATTGTCGGCAACCTGGCGAAGCGCATGGTCCAGGAGTCGGACTACCCGATCGACGTTCATCTTACACTGGATCGGGAGCGCGCGATTGAAGGTGCTGATTTCGTCACGACGCAAATGCGAGTCGGTCTGCTCGAAGCCCGGAAGCGGGACGAGCACATTCCGATTCAGCATGGGGTGATCGGTCAGGAGACGACGGGGCCGGGGGGGATGATGAAGGCGCTGCGCACCATTCCCGTTCTGCTTGAAATTTGCCGTGACATTGAGCGATTTGCTCCGAATGCCTGGATGCTCAACTTCACGAATCCGGCAGGCATCGTGACGGAAGCGGTTGCAAAGCATAGCAGCGTCCGTTCGATCGGATTGTGCAACTCGCCAATCAACGTCAAGAAATTCCTTTCCGCGGAATATGGAGTATCCGAAGCCGAGGTGCTGCCGGAATTCGTCGGCATCAACCATCTTCACTGGGTCACTTCGGCTGCCGTCAAGGGGGAGGAGAAGCTTCCGGAGCTGCTGGCCGGAGGGAAAGCATACAATGCGAAGAACGTGCCGACGACGGGCTGGGATCCGGAATTCCTTGTCTCCCTGGGAGCGATTCCGACGTATTATTTGAAATATTACTACCAGACGGACGAGATGTTCGAGGAGATGAAGGAATCGCTGGCGAAGAACGGAACGCGCGCCGACGTCGTCAGCCGCGTCGAGACCGAATTGTTCGAGCTGTATAAGGATGAATCGCTTCGCGAGAAGCCGAAGCAGCTCGAGCAGCGCGGCGGCTCTTATTACTCGGAAGCAGCGGTCAATCTGATGAATTCCATCTATAACGACAGACACGATATCCAGACTCTGAACGTGCTGAACGGTAACATTTACGACTTCTTGCCGGCCGACGCCAGCATCGAGGTCAATTGCGTCGTCACGAAGCAAGGCCCGATTCCGCTGCCGCCGCGCTGGATTCCGGAACATATCCAAGGTCTGCTGCATGCGGTGAAGACATATGAGCAGCTGACGATTGAAGCGGCAGTCACCGGAGATCGCGGAATAGCGCTGCAGGCGATGGTGCATCATCCGCTTGTCCCTTCCGTCCGCGTGGCCAAGGCGCTCCTGGATGAGATGCTGGAGGCGAATCGAGCGTATTTGCCGCAATTTTTCAAACAATAA
- a CDS encoding N-acetylglucosamine kinase produces the protein MSIYLGVDAGGSKTHALLVDAEGNVLGTGLSGNGNHQIDRNGAARNIRAACEAALASAGLRHEDVTFAYFGLAGADREPDYVILRPMIAELGFARHAIACDTMIGMRAGTDRPYGGVIISGTGFNSAARNRHGTELQYGGYGHLFGDGFGAGSSLAVLAFRAVIREWDGRGEATGLTPLVLKEMNYGTVEDMYTDVLDNGVSVPRDLVKCLFEAAAQGDAVAQRILEEEGTELGNAVNALIRRLNMMDDEFDVVLIGSVLMRGKGSYLQDAVAREVSRVAPKARCVRLQSDPVVGAVLSAMDEAGVIISPELDGRLKSFTFPG, from the coding sequence ATGAGCATCTACTTAGGAGTCGACGCAGGAGGGAGCAAGACGCACGCCTTGCTGGTCGATGCGGAGGGAAATGTGCTGGGCACCGGGCTATCCGGCAACGGGAATCATCAGATTGACCGGAATGGGGCCGCCCGCAATATTCGCGCCGCCTGTGAAGCCGCGCTTGCTTCGGCCGGCTTGAGGCATGAGGATGTAACCTTCGCCTATTTCGGCCTGGCTGGAGCGGATCGCGAACCGGATTACGTTATCCTGCGGCCGATGATTGCGGAGCTGGGCTTCGCCAGGCACGCGATTGCCTGCGACACGATGATCGGCATGCGTGCAGGCACGGATCGCCCGTATGGCGGCGTAATCATCAGCGGCACGGGCTTCAACAGCGCCGCGCGCAACCGTCATGGCACGGAATTGCAATATGGAGGCTACGGCCATCTGTTCGGCGACGGATTCGGCGCAGGATCCAGCCTGGCGGTATTGGCCTTCCGGGCGGTTATTCGAGAGTGGGACGGGCGCGGGGAAGCGACGGGACTCACGCCGCTCGTGCTGAAGGAAATGAATTACGGTACAGTCGAGGATATGTATACCGATGTGCTGGATAACGGCGTGTCCGTACCGCGGGATTTGGTCAAATGCTTGTTCGAAGCGGCGGCCCAAGGCGATGCCGTTGCGCAGCGAATATTGGAGGAGGAAGGGACGGAGCTCGGCAATGCGGTCAATGCGCTGATTCGCCGGCTGAATATGATGGATGACGAATTCGATGTCGTCCTTATCGGCAGTGTGCTAATGCGTGGCAAAGGATCTTACCTTCAAGATGCGGTGGCACGGGAAGTGAGCAGGGTAGCGCCGAAGGCCCGCTGCGTCCGGCTGCAATCGGATCCGGTCGTGGGGGCGGTGCTGAGCGCGATGGATGAAGCTGGAGTCATCATCAGCCCGGAGCTGGACGGACGTCTGAAGTCGTTCACCTTTCCCGGATAA
- a CDS encoding AraC family transcriptional regulator: MDRNVHTEPREKPKAIMPDPVSWPTPMPYLVSTTEGVSPGFQRLHWHRELEINYIRGGTGFYVINGVKYQLQAGDIILINGQDLHRAFETDHLVIDVHMFDPGMLAMEMRYDHDLLRPFREQGIQFTNLVNRDMPVYDELIAILLNMKEEMHVRAPSYASVIRAQLTRFLALVNRHGAISEGEPAPVKHRGIHALKELILTMELNLAYPWTLKELAELTHLSPSRFSALFQQAVGTSPLDYLIQLRLTQAVHLLESSDEKIIDIASECGFRNLSNFNRLFRQLFGVSPSEIRNQRTKKKQ, from the coding sequence ATGGATCGGAATGTACATACGGAACCCCGGGAAAAGCCAAAGGCCATCATGCCTGATCCGGTGTCTTGGCCTACGCCGATGCCGTACCTCGTATCGACGACGGAAGGCGTGAGTCCGGGCTTTCAACGGCTCCATTGGCACCGGGAACTGGAGATTAATTATATCCGGGGCGGGACAGGATTTTATGTGATCAACGGCGTAAAATATCAGCTTCAGGCTGGAGATATTATCCTCATCAATGGACAGGACCTGCATCGCGCCTTCGAGACGGATCATCTGGTCATTGACGTTCATATGTTCGATCCCGGGATGCTGGCCATGGAGATGCGCTATGACCATGACTTGCTCCGCCCGTTCCGGGAACAGGGCATACAGTTCACCAATCTGGTCAACCGGGACATGCCCGTCTACGATGAATTGATCGCGATACTCCTCAATATGAAGGAGGAAATGCATGTGCGGGCTCCATCTTACGCCTCCGTCATCCGGGCGCAATTGACCCGCTTCCTCGCGCTCGTGAACCGCCACGGCGCGATCTCGGAAGGGGAACCGGCGCCAGTGAAGCACCGCGGAATCCATGCGCTGAAGGAGCTTATTCTAACGATGGAGCTCAATTTGGCTTACCCGTGGACGCTGAAGGAATTAGCCGAGCTGACCCATTTGAGCCCGTCCCGGTTCAGCGCCTTGTTCCAGCAGGCGGTCGGCACGTCGCCGCTTGATTATCTTATCCAACTCCGGCTGACCCAAGCGGTTCATTTATTGGAATCATCGGATGAGAAAATTATTGATATTGCATCAGAATGCGGCTTTCGCAATTTATCGAATTTCAACCGTCTGTTCCGCCAGCTGTTCGGCGTGTCGCCAAGCGAAATCCGTAATCAGCGAACGAAGAAAAAACAGTAA
- the nrdR gene encoding transcriptional regulator NrdR, translating into MKCPFCDHLGTKVLDSRPANDNKSIRRRRECELCSRRFTTFEMVEETPLIVIKKDGSREEFSRDKMLRGLIRACEKRPVSVERLEMIASEVEKQLRNTAHAEVESRIIGERVMEQLYPVDEVAYVRFASVYRQFKDINMFMKELTHLLSKNSLGEHS; encoded by the coding sequence TTGAAATGTCCTTTTTGTGACCATCTTGGAACGAAAGTGCTGGATTCCCGGCCTGCGAATGATAACAAGTCCATCCGGAGGAGAAGGGAATGCGAGTTGTGCAGCCGGCGGTTCACGACCTTCGAAATGGTCGAAGAGACGCCGCTTATTGTCATTAAGAAGGATGGAAGCCGTGAGGAGTTCAGCCGCGACAAGATGCTGCGTGGCCTGATTCGGGCTTGTGAGAAAAGGCCGGTCTCGGTGGAACGGCTGGAGATGATAGCGTCCGAAGTGGAGAAGCAGCTCCGGAATACGGCTCATGCCGAAGTAGAGAGCCGCATTATCGGCGAGCGGGTGATGGAGCAATTGTATCCGGTCGATGAGGTGGCCTATGTGCGATTTGCTTCGGTATACCGCCAATTCAAGGATATCAATATGTTCATGAAGGAACTGACGCACTTGCTATCCAAAAATTCATTAGGGGAGCACTCATGA
- a CDS encoding alpha/beta-type small acid-soluble spore protein, with product MAQNNRSSNNLVVPQATAALEQMKFEIAQELGIAIPQDGYYGNMATRDTGSIGGYITKRLVQIAEQQLAGQFK from the coding sequence ATGGCCCAAAACAACCGTTCCAGCAACAACCTGGTTGTTCCTCAAGCAACTGCAGCTCTCGAGCAAATGAAGTTCGAGATCGCTCAAGAATTGGGCATTGCCATTCCGCAAGACGGATACTATGGCAACATGGCAACCCGCGACACCGGTTCGATCGGGGGATACATCACGAAGCGCCTGGTACAAATCGCGGAGCAACAGCTAGCAGGACAATTCAAATAA
- a CDS encoding lytic transglycosylase domain-containing protein, which yields MNRIMKLMRKKRFLLALFLGFLFIIFVQSQWLGRWMYPIPYEDEIRKHAGKYQIDPLLVAAIIRVETNYQAGQESRKGAIGVMQLMPDTASWAMEQLKLDSHWTMEELKYEIDPNIHIGTWYLQSLHKQFNGNWIAAIAAYNAGPGNVSKWLRNQTWDGRYETVKQQIPYGETKLYVQRVIHYYDKYKDVYGMK from the coding sequence ATGAACCGAATCATGAAGCTGATGCGGAAAAAGCGTTTTTTGCTCGCTCTCTTTCTCGGGTTTCTATTTATCATATTTGTACAATCGCAATGGCTGGGCCGCTGGATGTATCCGATTCCATACGAGGATGAGATTCGGAAGCACGCGGGCAAGTACCAGATTGATCCGCTGCTCGTCGCGGCCATCATCCGGGTAGAGACGAACTATCAGGCCGGTCAGGAATCCAGGAAGGGCGCCATCGGGGTTATGCAGCTGATGCCGGACACCGCCTCGTGGGCGATGGAGCAGCTCAAGCTTGATTCGCATTGGACGATGGAGGAATTGAAGTACGAGATCGACCCGAACATTCATATTGGCACCTGGTATTTGCAATCGCTGCACAAGCAGTTCAATGGCAACTGGATAGCGGCGATCGCGGCGTATAACGCCGGTCCGGGCAATGTAAGCAAATGGCTTCGCAACCAGACATGGGACGGACGATACGAGACTGTGAAGCAGCAGATTCCTTATGGGGAAACGAAGCTGTACGTACAGCGCGTAATCCATTATTATGATAAGTATAAGGACGTCTATGGGATGAAATGA
- the coaE gene encoding dephospho-CoA kinase (Dephospho-CoA kinase (CoaE) performs the final step in coenzyme A biosynthesis.): MNIGLTGGIASGKSTVSRLLVERGALLVDADRIAREIVLPGSPALDQIADRFGADMLLPDGSLDRKRLGNVVFSDAAARKALEEITHPAIRQEMMTQMRRLEEEHPQSLVVVDVPLLYESGLTDRFEEIVVVYVPQAIQLERLMRRDGLSEAEASERLLSQWDIEMKRERADYVIDNSNGIEETRQQVEQFWLWKGLL, from the coding sequence ATGAACATCGGATTAACCGGCGGCATTGCGTCGGGGAAAAGCACCGTCTCCCGTCTGCTCGTGGAACGGGGCGCTCTGCTTGTTGATGCTGACCGGATTGCCAGGGAGATCGTGCTTCCTGGCAGTCCCGCGTTAGATCAGATCGCGGACCGGTTCGGAGCGGACATGCTGTTGCCGGACGGCTCGCTTGACCGCAAGCGGCTTGGAAACGTTGTATTTTCCGATGCCGCCGCGCGAAAGGCGCTTGAGGAGATAACCCACCCCGCCATCCGGCAGGAGATGATGACGCAGATGCGCCGGCTGGAGGAAGAGCATCCGCAATCCCTTGTCGTGGTGGACGTGCCGCTGCTGTACGAGTCCGGCTTGACTGATCGCTTCGAGGAGATCGTCGTCGTCTACGTCCCGCAAGCGATTCAATTGGAGCGCTTGATGCGGCGGGACGGATTATCTGAAGCGGAAGCGTCCGAACGGCTTCTCTCCCAGTGGGATATTGAGATGAAGCGGGAACGAGCAGATTATGTCATCGACAACAGCAACGGAATAGAAGAGACTAGGCAGCAGGTGGAACAGTTCTGGCTTTGGAAAGGTCTGTTATGA
- a CDS encoding MntP/YtaF family protein, protein MLMQAASMFVLAFALSLDSFGVGMTYGLRRVRIPIFSIVIISICSGLFIWLSMQAGGLLVRYVSPAAAQWTGSVILITIGAWAIIQLLRKKEDAPEAGRRRSGGMKPIPPQELKEWIGRAESKPLIRIQLRRLGLVIQILKTPSAADIDRSGSISAAEAAWLGAALSLDAFGAGIGASLLGYPSLLTALVIALFSGAFLRAGMHLGMKFSHQRWIQRISFLPGLLLMLMGMLKLIS, encoded by the coding sequence ATGCTAATGCAAGCAGCGTCCATGTTCGTCTTGGCTTTTGCGCTGAGCCTTGACAGCTTCGGAGTCGGAATGACTTACGGTCTGCGCCGCGTGCGTATCCCGATATTTTCGATCGTAATCATTTCGATATGCTCCGGATTGTTCATTTGGCTGTCGATGCAGGCCGGAGGTCTCCTGGTGCGATACGTCTCTCCAGCCGCCGCGCAGTGGACCGGATCGGTTATCCTGATTACGATCGGGGCCTGGGCGATCATCCAGCTGCTTCGCAAGAAGGAGGATGCGCCGGAAGCGGGCCGAAGACGGAGCGGCGGCATGAAGCCGATTCCTCCGCAGGAGCTGAAGGAATGGATCGGCCGGGCGGAATCGAAGCCGCTCATCCGCATCCAGCTGCGCCGTCTCGGCTTAGTCATTCAAATATTGAAGACGCCTTCCGCTGCCGATATCGATCGCTCAGGAAGCATTAGCGCCGCCGAAGCGGCATGGCTCGGAGCCGCGTTGTCGCTTGATGCGTTCGGCGCAGGGATCGGGGCATCCCTGCTTGGCTATCCGTCTTTGCTGACGGCGCTTGTGATCGCGTTATTCAGCGGCGCCTTTTTGCGGGCAGGCATGCATCTGGGAATGAAGTTCTCGCACCAGCGCTGGATTCAGAGAATATCATTCCTGCCAGGTTTGTTGTTAATGTTGATGGGGATGCTAAAATTGATATCTTAA
- the mutM gene encoding DNA-formamidopyrimidine glycosylase: MPELPEVETVKRTLNTLVAGKTIERVTVTLPRIIQRPANIEEFCDALSGHTIEQVERRGKFLRILLDGLTLVSHLRMEGRYGVFKAGEPVEKHTHVIFHLTDGSELRYKDVRQFGTMHLFRRDEEWGMPPLQKLGVEPLSEQFTPEVLTALLRKRRSFIKPVLLNQHVVVGIGNIYVDEALFRAGIHPLRPADELTDAECVRLHEAIIATLSEAVEAGGSSIKSYVNGQGEMGMFQHQLQMYGRQGEPCIRCGQIIEKSVVGGRGTHYCPRCQKHSQRAN; the protein is encoded by the coding sequence ATGCCGGAATTGCCGGAAGTGGAGACTGTTAAAAGGACATTAAATACGCTGGTGGCGGGAAAGACGATTGAGCGCGTAACTGTTACGCTCCCCCGCATCATCCAGCGTCCAGCGAATATAGAAGAGTTCTGCGACGCATTGAGCGGACATACGATCGAACAAGTAGAGCGGCGAGGCAAGTTCCTCCGCATTTTGCTGGACGGGCTTACGTTGGTCTCCCATCTGCGGATGGAAGGGCGCTACGGTGTGTTCAAGGCAGGGGAGCCGGTGGAGAAGCATACCCACGTCATCTTCCATCTCACGGATGGCAGCGAGCTGCGGTACAAGGACGTGCGCCAGTTCGGCACGATGCATCTGTTCCGGCGCGACGAGGAATGGGGCATGCCGCCGCTGCAGAAGCTGGGGGTGGAGCCGCTCTCGGAACAGTTCACGCCCGAAGTGCTGACCGCTTTGCTGCGCAAGCGCCGCAGCTTCATTAAGCCGGTGCTTCTCAATCAGCATGTCGTGGTAGGCATCGGGAATATCTATGTGGATGAAGCGTTGTTCCGGGCAGGCATTCATCCGCTGCGGCCGGCGGACGAGCTGACCGACGCGGAATGCGTCCGCTTGCACGAAGCAATTATCGCCACGTTGAGCGAGGCTGTCGAGGCCGGAGGCTCTTCGATCAAATCCTATGTCAACGGACAGGGCGAGATGGGCATGTTCCAGCATCAGCTTCAAATGTACGGTCGGCAAGGCGAGCCGTGCATCCGCTGCGGCCAAATCATTGAAAAGAGCGTCGTCGGCGGCAGAGGCACGCATTATTGCCCGCGCTGCCAGAAGCATTCCCAACGCGCCAATTAG